The genomic window GACCGTTGACAATCCTTGACACGCCGCCATGTTGACACGCCCCGCTTCCGGGCCTGCTGCGGGGGCGGTGCCACGGCGGTCAGGGCCGGCGGGATTCAGGGTTGGCGACGGGGAGGTCTGTGCTGGGGAGTGAACGGGCTACCGCATATGCCCGGTGGTCGCGGGGGGACCTTGCGCCGGGAACACCTTGCGGGGACGGGGCGGGACCGTTTTGTTGATCGTACGAAATGGGCATTTTTGCCTTGTGAGGTTACGAAGTTTGGCTTGGGTCAACGGAAAGCTTGGGTTTGATTGGCCTGGGCAACGGAATCCCTTGCGTTTGGGGGTAATGGCTACCATATTGAGCGAATGGCGTTCGGTGGATGAGGGTGGTCATGGAGCTGATCCGGGCGGCGACGTTCGACTCGCCCGCGCGTGTCGAGGAGCCGGTTCGGCCGTTGCTGCGGGTCGGGGTGGTGCAGCATCGGTGGCGTTCGGATCCGGCTGAGCTGCGGGAAGTGTTGTTCGGCGGGATTGCTCGGGCGGCTGCGGAAGGGGCTTCGGTGGTGTTTCTGCCGGAGTTGACGCTGTCGCGGTATCCGGCGTTCGAGGAGCCGGTCGGGAAGCCGGTCGATGCGGCTGAGGACCTGGTCGGTGGGCCTACCGTGGCGTTCGCTGCCGAGGCTGCCCGGCGGTACGGGATTCTGGTGCACGCGTCGTTGTATGAGAAGGTCGATCTGGGGGACGGCCTGGGATACAACACCGCGATATTGGTGGACGAGTCCGGAAATGTCGTTGCGAAGACTCGGAAGACGCATATTCCGGTTACCGAGGGCTACGTCGAGGACAAGTATTTCCGGCCCGGGCCGGCTGACGACGCCTACCCGATCCACCGTGTCGGTGATGTCGCGTTCGGGCTGCCGACCTGCTGGGACGAATGGTTTCCGGAGGTCGCCCGCGCGTATGCGCTGGCCGGCGCCGACATTCTGGCCTACCCGACTGCGATCGGCTCCGAACCCGACCATCCGGGGTTCGACACCCAGCCGCTGTGGCAGCAGGTCATCGTCGGGCACGCCATCGCCAACGGCCTCTTCATGATCGTCCCGAACCGGACCGGTGACGAGGGCGGCATCAGTTTCTACGGTTCGTCGTTCATCGCCGACCCGTACGGCCGGATCCTCGCCCGAGCACCCCGCGACGACGAAGCCGTGCTGGTCGCCGACCTCGACCTCGACCAGCGTAAAGACTGGCTGACGCTGTTCCCGTTCCTGCGGACCCGGCGCCCCGACACCTACGGTGGCCTGGCGTGACGTGGCGGATGCCGGCCGAGACCGAGCCGCACACCTGCACCTGGATGGCCTGGCCGTCCTCGGGGTACACCGACGGTGACGACGCCCGCGAGGCGTGGGCCTCGGTGGCCCTGGCGGTCGCCGAGTTCGAACCGGTCCGGATGGTCGTCGACCCGTCGGCCGTCAAGGACGCCCGCCGCTGGCTGGGTAACGCCGTCGAGTACTTCGAGGCGCCACTCGACGACGCCTGGATGCGTGACATCGGCCCCACCTTCGTCGTCGGCCCGGACGGCCTCGGTGCGGTGGACTGGGTGTTCAACGGCTGGGGCGGGCAGAGCTGGGCGACGTGGGAACGGGACGCGAGGATCGCCCGGCAGGTCGCCGAGTGGGCCGGTGCCACGATCATCGGCTCGGAGCTGGTCAACGAGGGCGGCGGCATTCACGTGGACGGCCAAGGCGCCGTGCTGGTGACCGAAACCGTTCAGCTTGATCCGGGTCGTAACCCGGGCTGGTCGAGAAATGACGTCGAGGCCGAGTTGTTTCGTACGCTCGGCGCTGACCGGGTGGTGTGGTTGCCGCGTGGCTTGACTCGTGACTATGCAGAGTTCGGGACGCGCGGCCATGTCGACATCGTGGCGACGTTCACCGCGCCGGGGGCCGTGCTGCTTCATCTCCAGACCAACCCGCGGCACCCGGATCACGCCGTGTATGACGCGATAAAAGCGGCATTCCCGGCGGGTTGGATCGTGGAAAACCTGCCGGCCCCCGAGAAGATCAACGACGCCACCGGGCCAGTTGATCATTCTTACGTCAATCACCTAGTCTGCAACGCCGGTGTCGTCGCCTGCACGTTCGACGATCCCCGGGACGCCGCGGCTCTGGACATCCTGGCCGCCGCCTATCCCGGCCGCCGGGTGATCGGCGTCGACGCCCGGGCGATCTTCGCCCGCGGAGGCGGCATCCATTGCATCACCCAGCAGGAACCCGCCGTACCTGGAGGAAAACCGTGACCGACTTCGACGTCGTGGTGGTCGGTGCCGGTGTCACCGGACTGACCGTCGCCAACCGCCTGCACGCCGCCGGGAAGAGCGTGATCGTCCTGGAAGCGCGCGACCGGGTCGGCGGGCGCCTGCTCACCGAGGACATCGAGGGGGTCCGCCTGGAAGTCGGCGGCCAGTGGGTCTCCCCGGACCAGACCGCCCTGCTCGCACTGATCGACGAGCTGGGCCTGGAGATGTACTCCCGCTACCGCGCCGGCGAGTCGGTCTACATCGGCGCCGACGGGGTGCGCCGCACGTTCGAGGGCGAGAAGTTCCCGGTCTCGGCCACCACCGAAGCCGAGATGGCCCGCCTCACGGACGAACTCGACCGTCTGGCCGCCGCGATGAACCCGCTCCGCCCGTGGGAGCACCCGGACGCCGACGAACTGGACCGCATCTCGTTCGCGACCTGGCTCGCCGCGCAGACCGACGACGCTGAAGCCCGCGACAACATCGGCCTTTACATCGGCCCGGCGATGCTGACCAAACCGGCCCACTCGTTCTCGGCCCTGTCCGCGGTGCTGATGGCGGCGTCGGCGGGCGGTTTCAGCAACCTCGTCGACGCCGACTTCATCCTGGACCGCCGGGTCGTCGGCGGCCTCCAGCGGGTACCGCTCGCACTCGCGGACCGGCTCCCCGACGGCACCGTGCACCTGTCGGAAGCGGTCACGAAGATCGAATGGGACGACGACGGCGGCACGGTCTTCACCGGCCGGGGCAGTTACTCCGGCCGCAAGATCGTGATGGCGGTGCCGCCGACACTGGTCAGCCGGGTGCAGTACATCCCCGCGCTCCCGCCGGTCCAGGCCCAGATGCGCCAGCACATCTCGTTCGGCCTGGTGGTGAAACTGCACATCACCTATGACACGCCGTTCTGGCGCGCGCAAGGCCTGTCCGGAACGGCGTTCAGCCCCTATGCGCTGGTCCACGAAGCCTATGACAACACCAATGAGGACGTCGACGGCGAAACCCGCGGCACCCTGGTCGGATTCGTCTCCGACGTGAAAGCCGACAGCATCCTGTCGCTCGATCCGGACACCCGCAAGAAGGCGGTCCTGGATTCACTGGCCGCCTATTACGGCCCGGAGGCACTGACGCCGGTCGCCTATTACGAGAGCCCGTGGATGGCCGACGAATGGACCGTCGGCGCCTTCGGCACCAGCTTCGACATCGGTTCGCTGACCCGTTACGGCCGCCATCTGCGCCAGGAGGTGGGCCCGCTCTCGTTCGCGAGCAGCGACATCGCGGGTCTCGGTTTCCAGCACGTGGACGGTGCGATCCGGATGGGCGAAGAGATCTTTTCTCGGTACGAATGACGAAACGGTCGCCTGACTACCGCGCGAGGTAGGTGCCCGCTCCCGCCCGGTCCCGCGACCGCCGGGGGCGGGCGGCCCCACCGGAAACCTTCGTTTGCCGTCTCTTGTCCGAACGCTGGCATTCGAGGCGGCATTCGTCGCCATAACGTGTGCATGCGATGACCCGTTGTCATGCCGGGTTCCGAATGGAAGCCCACGACCAGCGGAATCGTTGTCGGCCACCGTTGGTGACCGACGGCCGGTCCGCTCGCGCCGCCAGCCCCTGTGACCTGGTGCTGCTGGACCTGGGGCTGCCCGACACCGACGGCCTCGACGTGTGCCGCGAACTGCGGGCCCGCGGTGCCGTCCCGATCATCGTGATCAGCGCCCGGGCCGGGGGGATCGACCGGGTGGTCGGCCTGGAACGCGGCGCCGACGACTACGTCGGATTCCAGTCTTACCAGACATATGATCAACTTTCGGCCGCCGAAGGGATCCCCATGCTTGAGCGGTCGCTCAAAAACTTCGCTACTCTGCACTCGGGCAGCGAATTGAGCGACTGCTCAAACGGGGGAGACCGATGGTGGAGAAGAAGCGGATACGGGCGGCGAACCTGGTGCTGGTCGGCCTGATCGCCGTCTTCGGGGCGGTGTTCCTGTGGCTCACCGTCCGCGCCGGGCGCGCCGACAGCGCCCTGCTGTTCGTGGTTCTGCCGACCGTGGTGGCCGCGTCCCTGGCACTCGTGCCCGGGGGCACCACACACGGGAAGGTGTTCCGGCTGACCACCATCGGTCTGCTGCTCGCGGCCGTGGCCCTGCACGAGGGAGCGATCTGTGTCGTGCTCGCCGCGCCGCTCGTCTACGGGGTCGCGCACATCGTCACCGGCGTGGTCGGCTCGATCCGGGAGTCCCGGCGGCTGCCGGCACTGATCCCGCTGCCCCTGCTGCTGCTCGGTGTGGAAGGCGTGCAACCGCAGTGGCGGATCAACCCGGACCAGTCCGTCGAGGTCAGCCGGGTGATCGCCGCCGACCCGGCGACCGTGCCGGCCCTGCTCGCCGCCGGCCCGCGACCGGCTGACCCGCGACCGCTGTCACTGCGGCTGCTCGGCGTCCCGACTCCGGGTCACGTGCACGGCGACGGGCTGGCCGCGGGGGACCGGTGGACGTTCGGATACCACGGCAGCTCACACGGGCCGGGCGGGCAGATCGTCACCGAGGTCACCGAGGCCGGGCCGCAGCGGATCGTCTTCCGGGTCGTCGAGGACAGTTCGATCACCGGCCGCTGGGTGGACCTGCGCGACGCCACCCTGAGCTGGCAGCAGCTGGGAACCGGCACCGAGGTCACCGTGCGGATCGACTACCGGCGCGGACTCGACCCGTCCTGGTACTTCGGGCCACTCCAGGACAGCCTGATGAGCGCCGGCGCCGAACACCTGCTGGACATGCTGGTCCTGCGGTGACCATCACGCTGGCCCGCTACCTGTGCCTGCTGATCCCGCTGGTGGCACTGCTGGCGGCGGCCCGCGCGAACCCGCGCCGGGCGGGTGCCGCCCTGGCCTTCACCGCCGCCGCCACCGGCATCGCGGCCCTCCACGAGGTGTCCAGCTGGTACACGTTCGCAGCGGTCGACGGCTCCTACCGGGGTATGCCGGTGGACCTGTGGCTGGGCTGGGCCGTGCTCTGGGGGCCGATCCCCGTGCTGCTCCGGCGCCACCTGCCGCTGCCGGTGGCGCTCGGCCTGCTCCTGTGGATCGACGCGATCGCGATGCCGGCCCTGGAACCACTGGTGGTCCTCGGCCCGCACTGGCTGACCGGCGACATCCTCGGCCTGCTCCTGATCGCCCTGCCCGCGCAACTGCTGGGCCGCTGGACCGACGACCGCCGCCACCTGATCCTCCGGGTCCTGCTGCAGATGGCCGTCTTCACCGCATTGGTGATGTGGCTGGCCCCGAGCGTCGCCTACACCTTCGGCGACGGCGGCTGGCAGCACCTGCGTGGCCTGCCCGCCGAAGTACGGTTCCTGCTCGCCCAAGCGGGGCTGGTGGTGGCCCTGCCCGCACTCGCCGCGGTCCGCGAGTTCGCCATCCGCGGCGACGGCACCCCGTTCCCCTGGGACCCACCACAGAAGATCATCACCACCGGGCCGTACGCCTACCTCGCCAACCCGATGCAACTCAGCGCCGTACTCCTGCTGCTCCTGCTGGCCGCTGTCACCCACAGCACGGTCCTCGCGGCGGCGGCCGTGACCGCAGTCGCCTTCTCCGCCGCGGTCGCCGGTCCGCACGAGGAACACGACATGGCCCGGCGGTACGGCGAACAGTGGCGTGCCTACCGGCGGCACGTGCGGGACTGGTGGCCGTCGCCGGTGCCCTACCGGGCGTCGACACCGGCGACCGTGTGGCTCGACGACGACTGCGGGCCGTGCCGGGCGTTCCGTGACGCCCTGAACAGGAGAAACCCGGTCAACCTGACGATCCGTCCGGCCGCCGACCACGAGCGGACACTGTGGCGGGCCCGCTACGAAGCCGCCGACGGCTACACCGTCGACGGAGTCGGTGCCGTCGCCAGAGCCCTCGAACACACCAGCCTGCTCCCCGCGTACGCCAGTTGGCTCCTGCTCCTCCCGGTTTTCAAGCACCTGGCCCAGCTCGTCACCGATGCCCTGATCGCACCTCCCCATCCCGCCCTGCGGCAGAATGAGCGCCAATGAGCGAGCTTGCGAGCGAATCATCAGCACAGTGGAAAATTCATGGCGGCGCCGGAGCGAAGCGGAGGTGACGTCATGAACGACACCAAGCAGCGCCTTCTCGACGGAGCTTTGACCGCGCTGCGCGAGCACGGTGTCACCGGGGTCTCGGCCCGGACCATCGGAGCCGCCGCCGGGGTCAACCAGGCGCTCGTCTTCTACCACTACAAGAGTGTCGACGAACTGCTCGGCGCGGCCTGCCTGGCGGCTACCCGGGAGCGGGTGACCGCCTACGCGGACCGGTTCGCGGCGGTCGGTTCGCTGCGGGAGTTGTTGCAGGTCGGGCTTGATCTGCACGCCTCGGAACTGGCCGGCGGCAACGTGTCGGTGCTGGCGCAGATGCTGGCCGCGGCGCAGACCGGGGAACGGCTGGCCACACCCACCGCCGCCGCTCTGCAACTCTGGACCGACGAGATCGAGATCGTGCTGAACCGGCTGCTCACCGGTTCGCCGGTCGCTGAGGTGGCGGACATTCCGGGACTGTCCCGGGCGGTTTCGGCGGCTTTTGTGGGCCTCGAACTGTTCGAGGGGGTGGACCCGGCGGGGGCCCGGCAGGCGCTGGCCGCGCTGGATCAGCTCGCGGTGCTGGTCGAGGTGGTGGACGAGCTGGGGCCGATCGCGCGGCGGGCACTGCGATCGAAGGTCAAGAGTCACCTGAAAGTGCGGGAACCTTCCGGTCCGCAGTAGCGACCAACCGCCGTGACACTTCCTGATTTAACGGCATATGTCCCGCATCGCATCACCGCGGACGCGGACTTCGAGGGGACCGTGGTGCCCGGACTGCGCGCCGAG from Actinoplanes derwentensis includes these protein-coding regions:
- a CDS encoding nitrilase-related carbon-nitrogen hydrolase; this encodes MRVVMELIRAATFDSPARVEEPVRPLLRVGVVQHRWRSDPAELREVLFGGIARAAAEGASVVFLPELTLSRYPAFEEPVGKPVDAAEDLVGGPTVAFAAEAARRYGILVHASLYEKVDLGDGLGYNTAILVDESGNVVAKTRKTHIPVTEGYVEDKYFRPGPADDAYPIHRVGDVAFGLPTCWDEWFPEVARAYALAGADILAYPTAIGSEPDHPGFDTQPLWQQVIVGHAIANGLFMIVPNRTGDEGGISFYGSSFIADPYGRILARAPRDDEAVLVADLDLDQRKDWLTLFPFLRTRRPDTYGGLA
- a CDS encoding agmatine deiminase family protein, with the translated sequence MTWRMPAETEPHTCTWMAWPSSGYTDGDDAREAWASVALAVAEFEPVRMVVDPSAVKDARRWLGNAVEYFEAPLDDAWMRDIGPTFVVGPDGLGAVDWVFNGWGGQSWATWERDARIARQVAEWAGATIIGSELVNEGGGIHVDGQGAVLVTETVQLDPGRNPGWSRNDVEAELFRTLGADRVVWLPRGLTRDYAEFGTRGHVDIVATFTAPGAVLLHLQTNPRHPDHAVYDAIKAAFPAGWIVENLPAPEKINDATGPVDHSYVNHLVCNAGVVACTFDDPRDAAALDILAAAYPGRRVIGVDARAIFARGGGIHCITQQEPAVPGGKP
- a CDS encoding flavin monoamine oxidase family protein; this encodes MTDFDVVVVGAGVTGLTVANRLHAAGKSVIVLEARDRVGGRLLTEDIEGVRLEVGGQWVSPDQTALLALIDELGLEMYSRYRAGESVYIGADGVRRTFEGEKFPVSATTEAEMARLTDELDRLAAAMNPLRPWEHPDADELDRISFATWLAAQTDDAEARDNIGLYIGPAMLTKPAHSFSALSAVLMAASAGGFSNLVDADFILDRRVVGGLQRVPLALADRLPDGTVHLSEAVTKIEWDDDGGTVFTGRGSYSGRKIVMAVPPTLVSRVQYIPALPPVQAQMRQHISFGLVVKLHITYDTPFWRAQGLSGTAFSPYALVHEAYDNTNEDVDGETRGTLVGFVSDVKADSILSLDPDTRKKAVLDSLAAYYGPEALTPVAYYESPWMADEWTVGAFGTSFDIGSLTRYGRHLRQEVGPLSFASSDIAGLGFQHVDGAIRMGEEIFSRYE
- a CDS encoding response regulator, which gives rise to MEAHDQRNRCRPPLVTDGRSARAASPCDLVLLDLGLPDTDGLDVCRELRARGAVPIIVISARAGGIDRVVGLERGADDYVGFQSYQTYDQLSAAEGIPMLERSLKNFATLHSGSELSDCSNGGDRWWRRSGYGRRTWCWSA
- a CDS encoding SRPBCC family protein, giving the protein MVEKKRIRAANLVLVGLIAVFGAVFLWLTVRAGRADSALLFVVLPTVVAASLALVPGGTTHGKVFRLTTIGLLLAAVALHEGAICVVLAAPLVYGVAHIVTGVVGSIRESRRLPALIPLPLLLLGVEGVQPQWRINPDQSVEVSRVIAADPATVPALLAAGPRPADPRPLSLRLLGVPTPGHVHGDGLAAGDRWTFGYHGSSHGPGGQIVTEVTEAGPQRIVFRVVEDSSITGRWVDLRDATLSWQQLGTGTEVTVRIDYRRGLDPSWYFGPLQDSLMSAGAEHLLDMLVLR
- a CDS encoding methyltransferase, which encodes MTLARYLCLLIPLVALLAAARANPRRAGAALAFTAAATGIAALHEVSSWYTFAAVDGSYRGMPVDLWLGWAVLWGPIPVLLRRHLPLPVALGLLLWIDAIAMPALEPLVVLGPHWLTGDILGLLLIALPAQLLGRWTDDRRHLILRVLLQMAVFTALVMWLAPSVAYTFGDGGWQHLRGLPAEVRFLLAQAGLVVALPALAAVREFAIRGDGTPFPWDPPQKIITTGPYAYLANPMQLSAVLLLLLLAAVTHSTVLAAAAVTAVAFSAAVAGPHEEHDMARRYGEQWRAYRRHVRDWWPSPVPYRASTPATVWLDDDCGPCRAFRDALNRRNPVNLTIRPAADHERTLWRARYEAADGYTVDGVGAVARALEHTSLLPAYASWLLLLPVFKHLAQLVTDALIAPPHPALRQNERQ
- a CDS encoding TetR/AcrR family transcriptional regulator, with protein sequence MNDTKQRLLDGALTALREHGVTGVSARTIGAAAGVNQALVFYHYKSVDELLGAACLAATRERVTAYADRFAAVGSLRELLQVGLDLHASELAGGNVSVLAQMLAAAQTGERLATPTAAALQLWTDEIEIVLNRLLTGSPVAEVADIPGLSRAVSAAFVGLELFEGVDPAGARQALAALDQLAVLVEVVDELGPIARRALRSKVKSHLKVREPSGPQ